From Watersipora subatra chromosome 2, tzWatSuba1.1, whole genome shotgun sequence, one genomic window encodes:
- the LOC137387652 gene encoding kinesin-associated protein 3-like, producing the protein MDMMPEEARFLKRKVKGGSIDVHPTEKALIVNYELEATILGEMGDAMLGERKECQKVIRIRTLNENTNIGALSREIIDKCRLIHPTKLPEVEQLLYYLQNRKESSSAGTGSTKKSELSERPLDGDLDTTEIDETANINDVEEYLELMYEDLPEKQRASALILQLARNPDNLQELFENETVVGALARVLREDWKKSMELSTNIVYVFFCFSSFSQFHGVIAHFKIGALTMQIIEHEMKKYALWKEELSRKAKPVEGKAGDKAAMKDYDKTKKKFDGLVKKQDQLLRVCFYLLLNLSEVLDVERKMRNKSIVKMLVSCLDREHHELLILVVSFLKKLSIFIENKTEMAECNVIEKLTKLVPVDHEDLLNITLRLLLNLSFDGEERSKMVKYGMLPKLVSLLNNDNHQLIVLSILYHISMDDKCKSMFTYTDCIPMVMKMILEAPGDRVDLELMCLSINLACHKRNAQIICESKGKGPSGLHVLMKRAFKFKDSFILKMLRNISQHDDLEIKMKFVDYISDLTTAIMKNNEDDFILECVGILANLTIADLDYELLLKEYNLIPWIHSKLKPGACEDDLMLEVIMLCGTVCNDDTCAKLLADSGIIQSLIDLLNAKQEDDEIVCQIIYVFYQMIFHESTTEVIIKQTQAPAYLIDLMHDKNAEIRRVCENTLDIIAEVDQDWTMKIQQEKFRWHNSQWLEMVENRSMDDDLNGEYDRPDHDADAYIQGTEALDRPEYMFADYNDMMMEGNVTPEYIDEPAYVDNGRYINVPPDMLEQNGGIGGDYYNTPPPHYGYSDRQYYQDPYGRPVSRGGY; encoded by the exons GTGATTCGAATTCGTACTCTCAATGAGAATACAAACATTGGTGCACTCTCACGAGAGATTATCGACAAGTGTAGGCTTATACACCCCACAAAACTGCCAGAGGTGGAACAGCTGTTATACTATCTTCAAAACAGAAAGGAGTCATCTTCTGCTGGCACAG GCTCCACGAAAAAGTCCGAGTTGAGTGAGCGTCCTCTTGATGGTGATTTAGATACTACAGAGATTGATGAAACGGCCAACATTAATGATGTCG AGGAGTATCTCGAGCTCATGTATGAAGACCTTCCAGAGAAACAGCGGGCATCAGCATTAATACTCCAGCTGGCGAGGAACCCAGACAACCTGCAGGAGTTGTTTGAG AATGAGACCGTGGTTGGAGCTCTCGCTCGAGTTCTTCGAGAGGATTGGAAGAAATCTATGGAACTCAGTACAAATATAGTCTATGTGTTTTTTTGTTTCTCTTCTTTCTCACAGTTCCACGGAGTGATCGCTCATTTTAAG ATAGGTGCGCTGACAATGCAGATAATAGAACATGAAATGAAGAAGTATGCTCTATGGAAAGAGGAACTGTCAAGGAAAGCAAAGCCAGTTGAGGGAAAGGCTGGTGATAAGGCTGCCATGAAGGACTATGATAAGACAAAAAAGAAGTTTGATGGTTTAGTCAAGAAACAGGATCAACTCTTAAGAG TGTGCTTTTACCTGCTACTCAACCTGTCTGAGGTACTGGATGTGGAGCGTAAAATGAGAAACAAGTCGATAGTAAAGATGCTTGTCAGCTGCCTGGACCGAGAGCACCATGAGCTCCTCATCCTGGTTGTCAGCTTTCTAAAGAAGCTCAGTATTTTCATTGAGAACAAGACAGAGATG GCCGAGTGCAATGTGATAGAAAAGCTTACGAAGTTGGTGCCAGTTGACCACGAGGACCTACTCAACATCACTCTAAGGCTACTGCTCAACCTAAGTTTTGACGGCGAAGAAAGGTCAAAGATGGTCAAGTATGGAATGCTTCCCAAGCTTGTCAGTCTTCTCA ATAATGACAATCATCAACTCATTGTGCTCTCTATACTCTACCATATCAGTATGGATGACAAGTGTAAGTCTATGTTTACTTACACTGACTGCATTCCTATG GTAATGAAGATGATCCTGGAAGCTCCCGGAGACAGGGTGGACCTTGAGCTTATGTGTCTTTCCATAAATCTGGCCTGTCACAAGAGGAATGCTCAGATCATTTGCGAAAGCAAAGGCAAAGGTCCCTCAG GTCTTCATGTGCTCATGAAAAGGGCTTTCAAGTTCAAAGACTCGTTCATTCTCAAGATGCTAAGGAACATTTCTCAGCATGACGACCTTGAGATTAAGATGAAGTTTGTT GATTACATCAGCGACCTGACAACAGCGATCATGAAAAATAATGAGGACGACTTCATCTTGGAATGTGTCGGCATCCTCGCCAATCTCACCATCGCTGACCTCGATTATGAACTTCTTCTCAAGGAGTACAATCTTATCCCATGGATACACAGCAAGCTCAAGCCAG GTGCTTGCGAGGATGATCTGATGTTAGAGGTTATCATGCTGTGTGGTACTGTCTGTAATGATGACACCTGTGCAAAGCTGCTTGCAGATTCGGGCATCATACAAAGTCTCATCGATCTCCTAAATGCCAAGCAGGAAGACGATGAGATTGTCTGTCAGATTATTTATGTGTTTTATCAG ATGATATTTCACGAGTCAACGACGGAGGTGATAATAAAACAGACGCAAGCTCCGGCGTATCTTATCGACCTCATGCATGATAAAAATGCGGAGATCAGGAGGGTATGCGAGAATACCCTTGATATCATTGCTGAAGTTGACCAAGACTGGACAATGAAGATACAACAGGAAAAATTCAG GTGGCACAACTCTCAATGGCTGGAGATGGTTGAGAATCGATCGATGGACGATGATCTAAATGGGGAATATGACAGGCCTGACCATGATGCTGATGCATATATTCAAGGCACTGAAGCCCTCGATCGCCCAGAATACATGTTTGCAG ACTACAATGACATGATGATGGAGGGTAATGTCACCCCTGAATATATAGATGAGCCAGCTTATGTTGACAATGGGCGCTACATCAACGTGCCACCAGACATGCTGGAACAAAATGGAG GAATTGGTGGAGACTATTACAACACCCCTCCTCCTCACTATGGTTACTCAGATCGCCAGTACTACCAAGATCCTTACGGACGACCTGTTAGTCGTGGTGGCTACTGA